AGTGCCGCCCGCGCAGCACGGTCCAGAACTCCTGCACCGGCCCGGCGAGGTCCTCGATCTCCCCGACCCCGATGAACAGTCGCACCGGCAGATCCTCGTGCGCCGCCGCGTACGCGGCCTCCACGGCGAAGCCCACGCGGTCGCCGTAGCTCACGGCCGGGCTCGCCGCCACGTAGCCGGCGAACAGCGACGGGTCCGTGAACAGCGCGTAGAGCGTGAACAGCCCGCCGAACGAGGCGCCCATCAGGACGCGCCGTGCCGGGTCGGCCCGGTACGCGGACTCGACGAACGGGATGACCTGGTGCCTGAGGAACGAGAGGAACCGCGGCGCCGCGCCCGAGCCGGCGAGCGTGCTCGAGGGCACGGGCGTGAGGTCCATCGCCCGGAGCGCGTTGAAGTCGGGGTTGGCGCCGGAGTAGGTGATGCCGACGATGATGACCGGCGGCGTGAACCGGTCGTACAACAGCCCGCCCTGGACCGACAGCATCAGCTTGAAGTCCCACTGGCCGTCGAGCACGTACAGGACGGGGTAGCGCGCGTCGGGGTGGGCGGCGTAGTCGGCCGGGAGCGAGACGTAGAGGTCGTAGTCGCGGCCGGTGGCCGCGGACTTGAGGTGGCGCAACTCGGTGCCCGGCAGCGTCACCAACGGGAAGCTGTCGGACCGCGCCGCGGAGCCCTGCGCGGGCGCGGCGGGCGCCTGAGCCGCGGCGATGCCGCCCGGGGCGGCGGCCGCGAGCGCGGCCGCGGCGAGCGCGCGGAGCGCGGCGGTCACGGGGCGCACGCCTACCACCGCCCGTGCACCGCGGCGCGGAAGTGCGCGTCGTACAGGGCGCGCGCCTTCTCCATCGTCGCGGCCGGCAGCGCGGCCAGGTCGGCGGCGCGCACGTTCTCGGCCACCTGCTCGGGGCTCCGCGCGCCGGGGATCGCGGCCGTGACCTCCGGGAACATCAGGATCCACCGCAGCGCGAGCTGCGCCATCGTCGCGCCCGCGGGCACCAGGGGCCGCAGCTCCTCGACCGCGCGGAGGCCGGTGCCGTAGTCCACGCCGCTGAACGTCTCGCCCGCGTCGAACGCCTCGCCGCGGCGGTTGAAGCGGCGGTGGTCGTCCTCGCCGAACTTGCTGTCGTGCCGCAGCCGGCCCGAGAGCAGCCCGCTCGCCAGCGGCACCCGCGCCAGGATGCCGACCCGTTTCGCGGCGGCGGCCGCGAAGAAGGCGTCGGCGGGCTTGATGCGGAACAGGTTGAAGACGATCTGCACCGACTCGACGTGGGGCCACTCGATCGCCCGCAGCGCCTGGGCCACGGTCTCGACGCTCACGCCGTAGTGCCGCACCTTGCCGGCCTTCACCAGGTCGTCCATCACGCCCATCACGGCGGCCGACTCGTACACCTCGCTCGGCGCGCTGTGCAGCTGCAGCAGGTCGATCGCATCGGTCTCGAGGTAGCGGAGGCTGCGCTCGACGAACGCGGTGAGGTTGGCGCGGTTGTAGCCGGCGGCGACGTGGGGGTCGAGGCGGCGGCCGGCCTTGGTGGCGACCCAGATCCTGTCGCCCTTGCGCTCGCGTCGCAGCCGCGCGAGCAGC
The Gemmatimonadales bacterium genome window above contains:
- a CDS encoding aldo/keto reductase, whose protein sequence is MQYRQLGRTGYDISAVSFGAWAIGGQAWGGADDGTSLRALHRAVDLGVNFFDTADVYGDGHSEQLLARLRRERKGDRIWVATKAGRRLDPHVAAGYNRANLTAFVERSLRYLETDAIDLLQLHSAPSEVYESAAVMGVMDDLVKAGKVRHYGVSVETVAQALRAIEWPHVESVQIVFNLFRIKPADAFFAAAAAKRVGILARVPLASGLLSGRLRHDSKFGEDDHRRFNRRGEAFDAGETFSGVDYGTGLRAVEELRPLVPAGATMAQLALRWILMFPEVTAAIPGARSPEQVAENVRAADLAALPAATMEKARALYDAHFRAAVHGRW
- a CDS encoding alpha/beta hydrolase-fold protein — its product is MTAALRALAAAALAAAAPGGIAAAQAPAAPAQGSAARSDSFPLVTLPGTELRHLKSAATGRDYDLYVSLPADYAAHPDARYPVLYVLDGQWDFKLMLSVQGGLLYDRFTPPVIIVGITYSGANPDFNALRAMDLTPVPSSTLAGSGAAPRFLSFLRHQVIPFVESAYRADPARRVLMGASFGGLFTLYALFTDPSLFAGYVAASPAVSYGDRVGFAVEAAYAAAHEDLPVRLFIGVGEIEDLAGPVQEFWTVLRGRHYAGLTLETRVIAGERHSGNKPEAFNRALRFMLGR